A part of Cryptococcus neoformans var. grubii H99 chromosome 6, complete sequence genomic DNA contains:
- a CDS encoding triacylglycerol lipase — protein MGTTLSPFRYIQLARYVVNRWIDNIPTVKGKGKTHLGNLHARAGNYLLKSEAAPDAPPPAHARQAEAGPSRLAGVNENRPQQDDHYEHRQKEYHRHYRHPPRYPKLAPDPKWPPGPKEIYNLMNDERLFVPGAIKPPREVVVLCHGLYGFSTATPIPLFPSLKLHYWASVLEVLRDKMGVKVVVVGVKGTGSIKERAEQMHEFLKKTLPRGTGVNFVAHSMGGLDCRHLISTIKPTSYTPLSLTTIGTPHRGSPFMDWCAANIGVGSAAAVAASLTAEKLKALPYSLKSPLLARPSPTQTKPDTITSIAAGLTSYLLSIFDSPAYSNLTTAYLRDHFNPTTPDDPFVKYTSVAGRISKMSVLHPLWFPKLVLDAAAENGYAEDTSNMVYGPEGKPRYEGNDGLVSVSSAKWGEYIGAVDECHHWDLRGEGGLFPSNVSSISLRDDNKKGEGKHGGGWELDKESVPGAGGVHEHLGLAAKEKDAVEMKKKGKDFGTKVSSKPEESSIVSPSSWDIAQVGQVVDWVTDFLPGGKTTEAGKRQLEEARMEKEGEIELEKEKEREKKRKDKFDLERFYGGLMIKLRDDGF, from the exons ATGGGCACGACCCTTTCCCCCTTCAGGTATATCCAATTAGCACGCTATGTCGTCAATCGCTGGATAGATAACATCCCTACCGTcaagggaaagggcaagacGCACCTCGGCAACCTCCACGCACGTGCTGGAAACTACTTGCTCAAATCTGAAGCTGCGCCCGATGCACCACCTCCCGCCCATGCTCGCCAAGCGGAAGCTGGCCCTTCGCGACTGGCGGGAGTTAATGAAAACCGGCCGCAACAGGACGACCACTATGAGCATCGGCAGAAAGAGTATCATCGGCACTACAGACATCCACCCCGATACCCTAAACTCGCACCAGATCCCAAATGGCCCCCCGGGCCGAAGGAGATTTACAACCTGATGAATGACGAGAGGCTTTTTGTACCGGGGGCTATAAAACCCCCCAGGGAGGTTGTCGTCCTGTGTCATG GTCTGTATGGATTTTCGACGGCGACACCGATACCACtgtttccttctctcaaaTTACATTATTGGGCAAGCGTCCTGGAAGTCTTGAGAGATAAGATGGGCGTCAAGGTTGTAGTAGTCGGTGTCAAAGG GACCGGCTCGATTAAAGAACGTGCAGAGCAAATGCACGAGTTTTTGAAAAAGACCCTTCCTCGCGGTACAGGTGTAAACTTTGTTGCGCATTCCATGGGCGGTCTTGATTGTCGGCATCTGATATCCACTATCAAACCCACGTCTTATACCCCCTTATCGCTCACCACCATCGGCACGCCCCATCGTGGATCTCCTTTCATGGACTGGTGCGCTGCCAATATTGGTGTCGggtctgctgctgctgtagCTGCCTCACTTACTGCCGAAAAGCTCAAAGCTCTTCCCTATTCTCTCAAATCTCCACTTCTTGCTCGCCCGTCGCCCACACAAACCAAGCCAGATACCATCACATCCATCGCAGCCGGACTTACCTCGTACCTTTTGTCCATTTTCGATTCCCCTGCCTACTCCAACCTTACTACCGCATACCTTCGTGATCACTTCAACCCGACCACACCAGACGATCCTTTTGTCAAATACACTTCGGTAGCCGGACGGATCTCCAAGATGTCTGTCTTACATCCATTATGGTTCCCCAAGCTGGTGCTCGATGCTGCTGCCGAAAATGGTTACGCTGAAGACACTTCCAATATGGTCTATGGGCCCGAAGGAAAGCCGAGATATGAGGGTAACGATGGCCTTGTGAGCGTATCCAGCGCTAAATGGGGTGAATACATTGGCGCTGTAGATGAGTGTCATCACTGGGACCTTCGAGGAGAGGGCGGTCTGTTCCCCAGTAACGTGtcgtccatctctcttcgTGATGATAacaagaagggagaaggcaagcatggtggaggatgggaatTGGACAAGGAGAGTGTCCCGGGTGCAGGCGGAGTCCATGAGCATCTTGGTCTGGCcgcaaaggagaaggacgcagtggagatgaaaaagaagggcaaggattTTGGAACAAAAGTTTCTTCTAAACCAGAAGAGTCTTCGATCGTCAGTCCATCTAGCTGGGATATCGCCCAAGTCGGACAAGTTGTCGACTGGGTCACAGATTTTCTCCCTGGAGGCAAGACAACGGAAGCCGGCAAAAGACAGCTGGAGGAGGCcaggatggagaaggagggtgaaATAGAattggaaaaggaaaaggagagagagaagaagaggaaggacaaGTTTGACTTGGAGCGGTTCTATGGCGGTTTAATGATAAAGCTGAGGGATGATGGGTTCTGA
- a CDS encoding monosaccharide transporter: MFFKKNSDASKKPRHAPNRDDVPSLEDLGVELHPDTAGYVADSQALADAIGGNGLKDIFSSGLVLIAAFSTCMGGLLFGFDQGILSIVLTMSQFLGQFPDVDAKVSSSAAFNKGIMTALLELGAFIGALQAGFVADRYSRKKAIAVGSVWFVIGAILQTTSYSFAQLVVGRFVGGLGVGLLSAVAPMYISEISPPNIRGSLLAMEAATIVAGIVIMFYITYGSRYIPGDWSFRLPFLVQIAPCIALSIGLWKLPYSPRWLAQVGRDEDSLHALKRLRGFPVTDPRLQAEWITIRAEAIQNREVIVKAHPSLQGEDFMSELKLEIASWVDMFKPKLIRRTIIGPILMLFQQFSGINALIYYSPTLFEQLGLDYEMQLDMSGVLNIVQLVACMFAFFVIDRVGRRPLLLCGSTANTICHVIVAIIMAKFSHDWVRYSKEAWVAVAFIFIYIFTYGVGWAPVPWAMPAEVHTSSRRAKGVAITTCANWLGNFIIGLITPPMLQNIKYGTFLFFGAFTFLSGLYVWFFCPEPMGKTLEQMDQVFHSNTAHEDNLAKLDIQKVILSSSVAEPLSGTASAEKINNKDIQQEWVETV; this comes from the exons ATGTTCTTCAAGAAAAACAGTGACGCTTCAAAAAAGCCAAGGCATGCCCCAAATAGGGACGACGTCCCAAGTCTGGAGGACCTAGGTGTTGAACTCCATCCTGATACTGCTGGTTATGTGGCAGACAGCCAGGCATTGGCTGATGCAATCGGCGGAAACG GTCTTAAGGATATATTCAGCAGTGGGCTCGTCTTGATTgccgccttctccacctGTATGGGCGGTCTGCTCTTTGGTTTCGACCAGGGTATTCTTTCCATTGTCCTTACTATGAGCCAGTTCCTGGGTCAGTTCCCGGATGTCGATGCCAAAGTCAGCTCTTCTGCTGCTTTCAACAAAGG CATCATGACCGCCCTTTTGGAACTGGGTGCTTTTATCGGAGCCCTTCAAGCGGGTTTTGTCGCAGACAGGTATTCTCGTAAAAAGGCGATTG CTGTCGGTTCCGTGTGGTTTGTTATTGGTGCTATTCTCCAGACCACATCCTACTCCTTTGCCCAGCTGGTCGTTGGCCGATTCGTCGGTGGTCTTGGTGTTGGTCTTCTCTCTGCTGTGGCCCCAATGTATATTAGCGAAATTTCGCCACCAAATATTCGAGGCTCATTGCTCGCCATGGAGGCTGCCACCATTGTCGCCGGTATCGTCATCATGTTCTACATT ACTTATGGCTCCCGATACATCCCTGGCGACTGGAGTTTCCGACTTCCTTTCCTCGTCCAGATAGCTCCCTGTATCGCCTTGTCGATCGGTCTTTGGAAACTTCCTTATTCTCCACGATGGCTTGCTCAGGTAGGCAGAGACGAAGATTCTCTGCACGCTCTCAAACGCCTTCGAGGATTCCCCGTTACCGATCCTCGTCTGCAGGCCGAGTGGATCACAATTAGGGCCGAGGCTATTCAAAACCGAGAGGTTATCGTCAAGGCTCACCCTTCCCTTCAAGGCGAAGACTTTATGTCCGAACTCAAACTTGAGATTGCTTCTTGGGTCGACATGTTTAAGCCCAAGCTGATCAGGCGAACTATCATTGGTCCCATCTTGATGTTGTTCCAGCAATTTTCTGGTATCAACGCT CTCATCTACTACTCTCCTACTCTCTTTGAGCAACTTGGCCTCGACTACGAGATGCAGCTTGACATGAGCGGTGTCCTCAACATCGTTCAACTGGTCGCCTGTATGTTCGCCTTTTTCGTTATTGACAGAGTAGGACGAagacctcttcttctctgtgGATCTACCGCCAACACCATCTGTCACGTCATTGTGGCAATCATCATGGCCAAGTTCAGTCACGATTGGGTTCGATACAGCAAGGAGGCATGGGTGGCCGTtgccttcatcttcatctacATCTTCACCTACGGTGTTGGCTGGGCGCCCGTACCTTGGGCCATGC CTGCCGAGGTTCACACTTCAAGTCGTCGAGCCAAGGGTGTCGCCATCACTACCTGCGCCAACTGGCTGGGCAACTTTATCATTGGTCTCATCACCCCACCCATGCTTCAGAACATCAAGTACGGcaccttccttttctttggCGCCTTTACATTCCTTTCCGGTCTCTACGTCTGGTTCTTCTGCCCTGAGCCCAT GGGTAAAACGCTTGAGCAGATGGACCAAGTCTTCCACTCCAACACTGCCCATGAAGACAACCTCGCCAAGTTGGACATTCAAAAGGTCATCCTGAGCTCTTCCGTTGCTGAACCATTATCCGGCACGGCGAGTGCTGAAAagatcaacaacaaggataTTCAGCAGGAATGGGTGGAGACTGTTTGA
- a CDS encoding homoserine O-acetyltransferase, protein MLSVHDMTRAQISLMDYLGINKLYASVGSSMGGMQSLSLAYLAPERVGRIVSISACGRSGLNGVGMRYAQRSVLMADPNWNRGFYYDGVPPHNGMKLARQIATITYRSGPEWEQRFGRQMISEQDAQLDAQGNPGVPRLSPDFLIETYLDHQGERFCLTYDANSLIYISKAMDLFDMTGPALTSLAKRFNDAYPDQPPFPYPDDPVSISCCAPRGAAEAHHHTPEEQEKLEKEAKKKLARFIPTSKSPHLADLAQGLQRLKDIPTLVLGVQSDVLFPVEQQRELSDALKLTGNSKVTYYELGGVWGHDTFLLDVQNVGGAIRGFLH, encoded by the exons ATGCTTAGCGTACACGACATGACCCGTGCCCAGATCTCGCTGATGGATTACTTGGGGATCAACAAACTCTATGCAAGTGTGGGGAGCAGTATGGGTGGTATGCAGAGTTTGAGTCTGGCTTACTTGGCTCCGGAGAGAGTTGGCAGGATTGTTAGTATTTCTGCttgtggaagaagtggtTTGAACGGTGTGGGCATGAGGTATGCCCAGAGGAGTG TTTTGATGGCGGATCCCAACTGGAACAGAGGATTCTACTATGACGGCGTTCCGCCTCACAACGGCATGAAATTAGCGCGAC AGATTGCAACCATCACCTACCGATCAGGTCCAGAGTGGGAACAAAGATTTGGTCGTCAAATGATCTCTGAGCAGGATGCTCAATTGGACGCGCAAGGAAACCCTGGCGTGCCAAGGTTGAGTCCCGATTTCTTGATCGAGACCTATCTCGACCATCAA GGGGAACGTTTCTGCCTTACCTATGACGCCAATTCTCTCATCTACATCTCTAAAGCCATGGACCTATTTGACATGACAGGTCCAGCCCTCACCTCTCTCGCCAAGCGATTCAACGACGCCTACCCCGACCAGCCTCCCTTTCCTTACCCCGACGACCCCGTTTCCATCTCTTGCTGTGCGCCCCGCGGTGCGGCCGAGGCCCACCACCATACGCCAGAAGAACAGGAAAAACtggaaaaagaagccaAGAAAAAGCTCGCAAGGTTTATCCCTACTTCCAAATCCCCCCACCTTGCCGACCTCGCACAGGGTTTGCAGAGACTGAAGGATATCCCTACTTTGGTGCTTGGTGTTCAAAGCGATGTCTTGTTCCCCGTGGAGCAACAGAGAGAACTGTCAGATGCTCTCAAGCTGACTGGTAATTCAAAAGTGACATACTACGAGCTCGGCGGTGTTTGGGGTCATGACACGTTTTTGTTGGACGTGCAGAATGTGGGTGGGGCGATCAGGGGTTTCTTGCATTAG
- a CDS encoding autophagy-like protein 18 Atg18, giving the protein MSRLAKRHPDLLSCNFNQDYSCIAVGHKKGYTILNCDPFGKVHSNNDQGATGIVEMLFCTSLVALVGAAENQPSNSPRKLQIVNTKRQSTICELIFPTSVLAVKMNRKRLIVVLENEIYIYDISTMKLLHTIETGPNPNAVCALSSSSERSYLAYPSPVPSASSTPLSSSAIPAPPPAPTTGDVLLFDTISLTALNVIQAHKTPIASLALNSTGTMLATASDKGTVVRVFSVPDAKKLWQFRRGSSSARIFSINFNLMSTLLAVSSDTSTIHIYRLASSRKGGKDVDDASTEEGRSPTPSETPLASSPPLAAGKLDSHSAASSLRRRSYHLGKSFVGGVGGYLPKSVSEMWEPQRDFAFIKLRGNHGRTVVAMSATVPQVMVISSEGLFQAYNIDLENGGECSLMKEFALLGSEDFGNGSNGI; this is encoded by the exons ATGTCCCGCCTCGCCAAGCGCCATCCAGACTTGCTC AGCTGCAACTTCAACCAAGACTACTCGTGCATCGCAGTAGGGCATAAGAAGGGCTACACCATCCTCAACTGCGACCCGTTCGGAAAGGTCCACTCCAACA ATGATCAAGGCGCAACAGGCATCGTCGAGATGCTCTTTTGCACGTCCCTCGTCGCCCTCGTAGGCGCAGCCGAGAACCAGCCATCTAATAGCCCGAGGAAGCTTCAGATCGTCAACACCAAG CGCCAATCAACCATCTGTGAACTAATCTTCCCGACATCTGTCTTGGCCGTCAAGATGAACAGAAAGCGGCTGATTGTGGTGCTGGAGAACGAGATTTACATTTACGATATCTCAACTATGAAGCTGCTGCATACCATCGAGACCGGACCGAATCCTAACG CTGTATGCGCTCTGTCGTCCTCTTCTGAGCGCTCCTACCTCGCCTACCCATCCCCTGTGCCATCGGCATCTTCAACTCCTCTTTCGTCTTCAGCTATCCCTGCGCCACCACCAGCTCCCACTACCGGCGACGTTCTCCTCTTTGACACCATCTCTCTCACCGCCCTCAATGTCATTCAAGCACACAAGACTCCCATCGCCTCTCTCGCTCTCAACTCTACAGGCACTATGCTTGCGACTGCTTCTGACAAGGGGACTGTGGTTCGCGTGTTCAGCGTACCAGACGCCAAGAAGCTATGGCAGTTTAGAAGGGGCTCTTCCAGCGCAAGGATCTTTAGTATAAACTTTAACCTCATGAGCACGTTGCTCGCAGTTTCTTCCGACACTAGCACAATACACATTTACCGGCTCGCCAGTTCTCGTAAAGGTGGTAAAGATGTGGATGACGCCTCGACGGAAGAAGGTCGCAGTCCGACACCCTCTGAAACGCCTTTGGCTTCCTCACCACCGCTTGCAGCTGGTAAACTAGATTCGCACTCTGCTGCGTCATCCCTCAGGCGGCGGTCGTATCATTTGGGCAAGTCGTTCGTCGGTGGGGTCGGTGGCTACTTGCCAAAGAGTGTATCGGAAATGTGGGAACCTCAGAGAGATTTCGCATTTATAAAGCTCAGAGGGAATCATGGAAGGACGGTCGTTGCTATGAGCGC GACGGTGCCCCAAGTCATGGTTATCAGCTCTGAGGGATTATTCCAGGCATACAATATCGATCTGGAGAATGGCGGCGAGTGTTCGTTGATGAAAGAGTTTGC GTTATTGGGCAGCGAAGATTTCGGAAATGGATCCAACGGGATTTAA
- a CDS encoding nuclear membrane protein produces the protein MEPRDRSAPMDIDPPVYNTDRLDAFVYKHDDGPARKRLHTELEHQPFHPQPTQGFAQFNSSLNSAPLLLAALNTPKKAPAYDPSQWYSQGARTPATSLVTQEVDMDSPARRGPSSETAGSVDEPEKGGDAGDKENATEERKPRKFAKGAVTRTNRKRQQSKKEQMRSDGDDRGAVRHDDSATPAFTKSEHHYSVHMAAPSLRHSEIPALLLGYLQFFVNTSIVLFCIYLVILFVLTVRRDVKDKMNEYSVEILQEIAECTNMYLTNMCSSNRIPHMDAPCRAWEACMNRDPTVVGRINIIAETFAGVINSFVEPISWKTMSFTLVTLTFLVILTNSALFNLRARASQHDTSAPAAPAFWPPHGQFMPQLPANIPRAPMVHAQGEGGEGEARQIGWSGEKGKHGW, from the exons ATGGAACCTAGAGACAGGTCGGCGCCTATGGACATCGACCCGCCAGTATACAACACAGACAGGCTCGACGCATTCGTATACAAACACGACGACGGCCCTGCCAGAAAAC GCCTGCACACCGAGCTCGAACATCAACCGTTCCACCCACAGCCTACTCAGGGATTCGCTCAGTTCAACAGCTCGCTCAATTCTGcacccctccttctcgcaGCCCTCAACACCCCCAAAAAGGCCCCGGCCTATGACCCCTCCCAGTGGTACTCTCAAGGTGCCCGAACACCGGCTACCTCCTTGGTAACCCAAGAGGTGGATATGGACAGTCCAGCAAGGCGGGGTCCGTCTTCAGAGACAGCGGGCTCGGTCGACGAGCCTGAAAAGGGCGGAGACGCCGGGGACAAGGAGAATGCAAcagaggagaggaagccTAGAAAGTTTGCAAAGGGTGCTGTGACGAGGACAAATCGGAAACGACAGCAAtcgaagaaggagcagatgCGTTCAGACGGCGAC GATCGAGGGGCAGTGCGACATGACGATTCGGCCACGCCTGCATTCACAAAATCAGAACACCACTACAGTGTACATATGGCTGCCCCGTCTCTCAGACACTCTGAAATACCGGCCCTCCTGTTGGG CTACCTTCAGTTCTTTGTAAACACATCCATTGTTCTCTTCTGCATCTACCTGGTAATCCTGTTTGTCTTGACTGTAAGGAGGGATGTCAAGGATAAGATGAACGAGTATTCTGTCG AAATACTGCAGGAGATTGCCGAGTGTACCAACATGTACTTGACAAATATGTGTAGCTCAAACAGAATACCCCATAT GGACGCTCCATGTAGAGCCTGGGAAGCTTGCATGAACCGAGATCCTACTGTTGTTGGAAGAATCAACATCATCGCCGAAACCTTTGCTGGCGTTATCAACAGCTTTGTAGAACCCATCAGCTGGAAAACTATG AGCTTTACTCTAGTCACCCTTACATTCCTTGTAATCCTCACCAACTCTGCGCTGTTCAACCTCCGGGCGAGGGCGTCTCAGCATGACACGTCTGCGCCAGCTGCACCTGCTTTCTGGCCTCCTCACGGGCAGTTCATGCCCCAACTGCCCGCCAACATCCCGCGCGCGCCCATGGTCCACGCgcagggagagggaggggagggggaggcgCGGCAGATTGGCTGGAgcggggagaaggggaagcaCGGGTGGTGA
- a CDS encoding cell cycle arrest protein BUB3, with product MSSDQVLQPPVDGISSVAFSPDSSRLLVSSWDGTIQLHDLSGPPQPPKIFTHPAAVLTACFGSTPNVGFSAGLDKRIRRWDFDTGLVQVLGKHDDAVQSIVWSPQYNVLISASWDSTIKVWDPSSDTPLKSTQPLPARAYNLAYAPSSSRLLVSMAHRHVYVYDVAKLAAATEKIPASQERESALKFMTRSVATMADGKGWASGSLEGRIAVEYIDPADQGSKYAFRAHRQNVDGTDCVFPINALAYHPIHNTFASGGSDGFISIWDHNAKKRMKLFPKYPAPISALAFSPDGTKLAIGASYEHDNAVTKPEEQATVMVLIKNTVMDDCKPKAKA from the exons ATGTCCTCAG ACCAAGTGCTCCAGCCACCAGTAGACGGCATCTCCTCCGTCGCCTTCTCCCCAGACTCATCGCGTCTCTTGGTCTCGTCATGGGACGGT ACAATACAACTCCATGATCTATCAGGACCTCCCCAACCGCCCAAGAT CTTCACCCACCCTGCAGCCGTTTTGACCGCTTGTTTCGGGTCAACACCCAATGTAGGATTCTCTGCTGGATTGGATAAACGGATTAGAAG GTGGGACTTTGACACTGGCCTTGTCCAAGTGTTGGGCAAGCACGACGATGCTGTTCAAAGTATCGTTTGGTCTCCCCAATACA ATGTGTTGATCTCTGCTTCTTGGGACTCTACCATTAAAGTCTGGGACCC tTCGTCCGACACTCCCCTGAAATCCACCCAACCTCTCCCCGCCCGAGCTTACAATCTCGCCTAcgccccttcttcatctcgtCTCCTCGTCTCCATGGCGCACCGACACGTCTATGTCTACGATGTCGCGAAGCTTGCCGCCGCGACTGAAAAGATCCCAGCGAGCcaggagagggagagcgCTTTGAAATTCATGACAAGAAGTGTTGCCACCATGGCTGATGGAAAAG GCTGGGCGTCTGGCTCTTTGGAAGGCAGGATTGCGGTGGAGTATATTGATCCTGCCGATCAGGGATCAAAGTACGCTTTCCGAGCCCATCGACAAAATGTGGATGGTACGGATTGCGTCTTCCCTATCAATGCTTTAGCCTACCATCCCAT ACACAATACTTTTGCTTCCGGTGGTTCTGACGGTTTCATTTCCATTTGGGACCACAATGCCAAGAAACGAATGAAGCTCTTCCCCAAGTACCCTGCGCCCATCTCGGCGTTGGCGTTTAGTCCCGATGGGACCAAGTTGGCTATCGGGGCAAGTTATGAGCACGATAATGCGGTCACTAAGCCGGAAGAGCAGGCGACGGTGATGGTGTTGATCAAGAATACTGTGATGGACGATTGCAAG CCCAAGGCCAAGGCGTGA